The DNA region CTTTAATGTATCTGTGTAGCAAGCTAGGAAACACTTTTTAGTGTATGTGGCTGCAAGGTAATTGTTGGAGAATCTAACCTTAAGTAGTGCAGTGCATAGGTTTGTTTTAACTGCCGTCGAGTGTCAACTTTTGAGGGCGAACTTGAATCAAATTCTTTTCAACTTTTGAGAGCAAACTTGAATAAAATTCTTTTCAACTATTTAGAACAATAGTAATCAAATGACTGTTTACACATTGATGCTAATTATTctatcctcttttttttttacaaaaacagCTTGAAGTGGTAGGACCTGGTGGATCACCCGATGGGCATGGCGATGATGATCACCATTGATTGCAATCCTTCAATTAAATCTGGAATAAATTCTGGAAAGATGGAGAGACATTGTTTAGAATACACTCTGGCCTTTCAAAATCCTGTGgcctatgtttgattttgatttgtctaTACCTTGTTGTGTTgcaacttttgagctagaaagTTTATGCGATTATTTGAACGCAGGATGCTCATTTGCTTGAGCTACCAATTCTGTTAGACAATGTTTTGTGCATTGTGAAATAATTGATAGAACTTGACGATTTTTTATCTGGTTTTGAATTTCTGAAACCTTGGGTGATTTTGAGCACTAAACCATGAAATGGATTGTTTTGGCGTAGGCAAGTGAAGTAGAGACAGAATTGAATGACAACTTGTTAATCTTTGGAAATAATTTAGGTGTGAGCGTAATGGCGAGGTGGGTCCCCTTGCCACCCAAAACCACAAATTTTTGTAGGTGTGGTGTGTTTTATTTCAGTCTATTATGCATCACCTTCGTTCGACATGtttaaaattcctaaacataTCGTAAAAGAATAATCATGTTGAAGAATCTTTTGCGGATGAAAGGCCATGTGAAATGTTTGTTTTTTCCAAGTTCCAACCATGTGGAACGTTCATCTTGATATGCAATTAATATGGAgtacataaaaaatgtaaaaagcaGTTTGATTGATTACACTGTCATTCACGTATTATTTTATCTCGTTGAAAGAAATTACAGGTTAAAAAGCCTACAACCAGTCGGTATGTCatagaatataatatattataaaaaaacgcATATCTTGTTAATAGAACCTTTACAAGAAGCTTTTATAGAATATTGTtgaagtattttattctttctctttttaagaAAGTAAAATCATAACATTACTCTTTGGAAAATGAAATTAGTATTTGACTCCAAAGTTTATAAAGGTAATCTAAGTCCCCAAAATTAAAATGCAGGACTTGAGAATTTATATTCCTAATCCAAAGTTGGGTCGACCATATGGCACTTGTATCAATTGACTTTCaagtagaaaaataaatgttCGCATATGAAACGATGccgttttttaaataaacaaataaagggaaaatgATGTTGCGGGGGGCATCGGAGAGTTTATTTCATGCAAAAATATGGAAAATAAATACATACAAATGAATGAcactttttttaaagtaaaaataaagagaaataggcGAAAGATTACCAACTGACAAAGTAAtggagggaaaaaaaaaataaacgaaaGAAAAAGTAAGCACTGAAAAATAACGAAATGACAGCTATATATTCTTAATTCTTACAAAGATTTATCCCAAATGATTTTAGCCGTTGCAGTGCACTTATGAACGTAACATAAGCACACTGAAGTAATGGTAATGGAGCCTAAATCAAGTAATCGGCATCTGAACAGAATAGATTCAAAGCATCACACATAATCTCATACTAAAAATGATAAAGGACACATTTAGTCACTTTCCTTTCAGATTGAAGTTATGAGGAGTTACCAATCTACATATAGGTTGACGGGAAATTTTGGAACAGCTCTACCAGCTATAATACTATTATTCCTTCTAGGTGAATTATGTTTTCATCtttcatgtttatatttttctttacaaatcacatttcacaaaatattgaacTATTATTTGGTGCCAGAATCACTCAATCAACCgtactataataataatttctaattatctGGACGTTTGAGAGAGCAACAGAGTGATATTGGCAATTTGACACTACTCttattgtattcaaattaaggCTTGTTATTGTTTGAATTTGACTTAGAGcttgtttttacttttcaatAACAAGCTTTTATAGAAATTTCGGGAGtaaccatttttttattatctcacCCGGGCTTGTTTTGATTGACACGATCTAACACTAACAGATCAGGGAACTTGGATTCCAAGTAAGGATTAAGAATATgaagaattttgaaaaataagattTGAAATTCAAGACCAACAATAAAAGgaggacaaaataaaaataaataaataaaacttaaatccCAAGTCTAGCAATTTACTTATGTTGCGTTTGATATAACTAGCTTACGATTAACTAGCTGAAGCTGACAAGCTAAAAACTTATAAGCTgtgaaaatcaaatttaactaGCTAGTTTGATAGTTGATTGAGAAAACTAGTAAGGTAATCATTATAGAGCCTATAGACAACTCAAAGCACCTGCCAAAAATCAAGAATAAACTTAAACTGGTAAAAACATGAGTAAAGCTCCagatagaaaattaattttgattttttttaatgataatttttgtttctttagttttaatatatatatatatatatatatatatatatatatatatatataaaggttcATATGAGATATAATattctacttattttttattatattcacacactttatTCAACCAACTGAATTATATTCATTAGTGATTTGCATatggattattattattgttttttttatcttgtaggacatttagtataattttttatgttaattaaaattttacttaattaattttcttataaatttatattactttattatttaaaataattaaaactatataTTCAAGTATTACTAATTTATCCctaattcatttaaaatctaACGATAAActataaattactatttttttattggtttttacTAGTTCGATTTCAAAACTTTGACCTAATTAACCTAAcatgagttatttttttaaggctTAACATGACATTTTTAAAAGTATAGTCTAGTTGCTGTAAAAAAAGTATAGTCTAGTTTAACTTGTAATCCAATTTAAAGGTATTTATTGGTGAGTGGTTTTAGCTATATAACTTTGctcattcttttaaaaaaaatacaactttgCTCATCCTATCTATGTGtaagattaaataataaaaaatatgtagttttgtattacaaaattatacatttttctAATTACTTATGTTCCGAtagatttttatatatgttgtaaGTTCTGAACaattacttatataaaaaaatccgtttaaatatctaaaaataaaattaattccaGTTATGTAACGAAACATGTACCTTATTCCTTCTATAATTGGTATAATAGTTTTCAGCATAGGAAATCATTTAACATGTacaaagattaaattaattttcttatcagAGACGGACAAAACATAGGCATATTCTAATATGTGTCCCATCAAACAAATGCCCATccacttaaataattataaataagtaGCTTCTGAGTATGCTTTTAACTTTATATCGTGGGCATATACTACACTGAATATATAGAGAAGATGAATTTACATGGatgtcaaattttataaaatgatgtttttgataattataaaagataatttttattaatttaattatcaaaattaaagatgataataaataataattttacaaattttattattattattattattattattattattattattattattattattattattattattattaatttttgttaacaaaCACGATTAAACTCgtgatattttttatctttcattctCCATTAACCGTTCAATTAACCTTATACTttctacaaatttaaaaaataaccaataatttattacatgaattttttttaatagataatatattatttaaaataaaaataaccatttattattatgtatcaatttgatatttttcataaaaaataatgaatatttaaatttaaatgtgatGTATATGATATTTACAAAATACCacataatttatcaaatagattgataaaatattaataaagtattaattaaaaaatttaacacttAATACCAATAGATATTGTATGTGAgaataagagaaataaatattaatcattaaaaatcattagaattttttaaaaggtcTGATATTTTTTAGGTGATGGCCTGATTTTAAAAACCCTTATTTCAGTTATCTATATATGATCATATGTACCATATTGGTTCAtcttaattttagtattttaaaattacattatcacttaaaaaatctattaataAACTCATGATTTAtatgttttcaatttgattatttatgataACATTTGATAGTGAACTTTTATTCATATCCTTCcatttaatttaacttaaatatttaCAACAATTTAATGGTGTAAGGTGTACTTATCTAAGGTCTAGTTACGCTTATATTTATGAGAATGATTTGTATAATGAGAgaatatttgtttgatttttaaaatatataaattttttttggatgagTGAATAACAATCACAATGCGAGCAATGTAATCCAATAAATTGAAAGATTTTTACGATATCTaactaaggataaaaaaatgcaacaaattaaattaaaatcttattacaataaaattaaacaattaagtTACATTTAAGATAACATTAAAAGAtgagtattatatttttttaaataattatattatatgattttggttttgattAAGAACTTATATGTCttgtcaataaaataataaaatatatcttcttgattttaaaaaaatctttcgtcaactttatttcactttttaagATTCATAAGTTGTATCGTAAAATTTACTTACTACAGAATGCGCATCCACTCTGCCACATCAATTGATTCGATAGTTGAAAATTCACACAGAAATGAAGAtaataaaatctcaattaatTGACATGACAGCAAAAGCACATCACTAGTGTGTGTTTTGTGCAATTTTATGTAGATTTATTATTGACAGGGGTTGCGGCCTTTTAAAAGGGTATTTGACTTATGACATCTAGTTCAAAAATCATTAATCATGTTAGAGTGTAAACATTTTATTGACATCAAATTGCTTTTTTGTTACATGATATCTTTTATTATATGTACAgttatctttcttttatttttctttctctggGTGTATTAACATGGAGTGCTTATTTATACTCTTTTTTTCATATGTTTACAAGTAAACTGTAAAAAAACAACGAATTTtgttaatgaaagaaaatatatgtaTGAGTGAATCGAGAAGAATCAATTTTTTCTGATGGTGCCTTTACTACCTTTCCCATCAAAAGTATATAAAGTTCGTTTTGTCCTAACAAAGATcgagtaatttattttatcctcATCCGATAATAAATCTATATACTTTGTGAGTGACAGAAAGTGAAGCTTGTAACAGAGTTATTATGGTTCACAAATGTCTACTCAATAGATGAGCACCATCTTCATAGCCTATATGAAAGTGATCCAAATAATATATACCACAGGCGTAATGTGCAACTTTAAATAACAAATCCGtaaatttgttaattgttatttGTTAGTTCCCAAGGAAAGGGAAGTTCTCAATTTGTGTTGCTATCGTTTTCTTCATCAGCAGGAGAGGGATATATTTTTCCAATGTGCATGACAGCTTATTGCAAATGAAAGatctaaaaatatttgaaaatggtCACACTCGAGTTgcactaattttaaaatttcctaGTTTACTTGCCTTTTCAATTTGGTACTCAATATTATGTTCCCTTGCTAGAACAGTCTTGCCTATTTAAGCTACCTACTATGCAATATTGCAGTTGTTTAATCTTCAATGAGAAGGTGTTGCGAATTATCAATTCATCTTATCatgattaattttcaattaattttttctcttaattatattttttcattcacaatatttgaattaatacaAGACTTTACTTTAAACATCCAAGTCTAAATTCACCGGTACTAATATAATGTTGGTActcataacaaaatatattttctactaATAAACAAACGAGCCCTGGAAATTTGACATAATGTATCCTACACAAAGTCTATATACTCTTTGGTTAACTTTCTACTTTTAAACCGAATCTAACGTGACACGTATCGAGAGAGTATAGGACCAAAGTTGTGTGAACCAACCTTTAATTTTTCCTAAATAAACACTTACAATgcaattattaattatcattatttcGATTGAAGCTATTCTTTTAGTGTATTGTGAGGCTAGGGAGGACTTTGGGGGGGAAAAGTTGTTCTAAGTTGTTATGTGAGgaaaaacacattaattttttggaCCTAGGAAGACATTAGGTGCTGAACTATTTATCGGCCATCCAAGTAGAATCTGCCGTGTAAGTAGAATCACATTTAACTTTTTCCTAGGAAGACTTAGGGAAAACACATTAACCTTTTCCTAACCATTTATTGGCCATCCAGGTAGAATCTGCCATGCAAGTGGGACGTACACTTATTTGAGGTTTAAGTCAATAAGTTTAATGTTAATGTTTCTGTTATTGTACTAACACTGTCCTATATTCAGTAAATAAGGATACATATTATCAAAGTattaaatgcattttttatGGTAAGTATTACAAAACACATTTAGTACTTACAATCCTTATGTATGCATATTTTCAAGAAGGAGAAGCCATTGTATATTATCAAAGTTTGATCGACATTACATCAGgcaaaaagaaacaagaaattgtTGGTGGTGATTCCTAGATTGAGCATATCCAATTAGAATTGTGAATAGGTTAGTCCAAGAGGCACCAAACTACTAACTAGTTAGGTGAAAGAAGAAGCACATATTGCAATTTAAGATTTCCATGTAAGCCGCATGAAAGCTGCATTTTATAGGTGAACAGACATAGTGGAGCACAATGAATGTAGTCATTGACTTATGCATAATGTATACTTCAAATTTATCTTGTTGCGAGGATGGCGTGAATATATGCCAGCTCCACTTTTCATAATAAACTACATATTTTCTATTACTGCGAGAATCAAAGCTGCAAATATCTGCACCACTTGGGGACATGAAAACAGGAAAACCaacatataaaccaaataaaacaacTGGCCAGTGCTGTGTATCCAAGTTAGAGTCAACTAAAGCCTTTTTTCTATACCAGAACATAATCAGCAATCTGctactaataatttataaatgagATTTTTGTAAACAATGGCCTTGTTTTGTTCCATTGTGCTTCTTGTTTCTTAATGTTCCTTCTTTTGGCTTAATGCTCAATGCATATACATAAACAAAGAATGCATGAAGATTCTaggatgtttatttttttttcatctaatgTGTTTTAGTGTGTTCAAGAGCTTAtctcatttgtttttattttaccaaagtACTCAACAAGAGAAGCAATAGCCTTTGGACTTATGCAGCAGTTTCTCATGACtataaacaaacaaaacttTTCTTCAAGTGGGGTTTGAGCAACTAGGTGTAGTGGCAAACAAGAAAGCAAGAGAGAGGCAAATGTAGTAAAAGGCTTACATGCTTTTTCTTGTCACTTCTAATTTGAGATCCAGGTTACTCACAGCTTAAATGTTAATATGAGTTAAGAGATAGAAAGTAGGGGAAAATACCTAGAAGCTGCGGTTCCCTCTCCAATAGCAATTCTCAGTCATTTTTATTACTCAAATTTCTTTCTCTCTGATAATTTGAGGACACAAAAAgtgaaggaaaagagaaaaaatacttTAGTTTGAGGTTAATGGGTATCCATCAATCAATCGAGCAGGGGGAATTGATAAACAAATATGATCTTTACAAGCACAATGGTTATTCTTTCTTGTTTTCAGTAATATTCTTCAGCTGCTGTTGCTGTTATCTTTATTTTCTGGCCACAGCCCACAAGCATAGATTCCTCTGTCCTTGCTGTGTGCCTTAGAAATGGATGAATTTGCTTTTACACTGCTTGGATTCTTTTTGCCCATAAAAGGTTTTCTGCTTTTGTCTGTCTATACCTTCTCCTTTTCATTGATGCTTTCTTAGGCGGTTCTAGGCACACTCTATTGCTGGTGTGGTGTGAACACTACACGTACACAGGGATGATGCACACATACACATTTTATTCCAACTCCACCTCACCCTTCTGGGTATAAAGAGGCATCACCATTCTGCATTTTCTTCATTGCATAACCTCTTCATAGTCCCTTGACACACTTCAATACTAGAAAGTATTGTGAATTGTTTGTAACAGCAAAATGAGCTATCCACATTATCATATGGGCTCTGGTTAGTTCTTTTGCTCttcttgattgttctttatcCTTACACCTTGCATGTCGCTTGCATTAACCTTTTCATTTCTATAAAATGCATGACTTTGGAAAgtcttttttataattcatgCATCTGGTTTTTTGGTTCTAGCTTCTTCTATCGTTTAACTGTTATCAATGATAGTTTCCTTGGTCCATTTGGAAGGTAATCGTTACTTTTTCCACATGTTTTGAAACCTATCAGCTATCTTCAAACTTTATATGCCATTTGCAGGTAGTAGAACTGCTAGGAGAAGCTTGGAGTTTGGGAAGACACATGTGGTGAGGCCAAAAGGAAAACACCAAGCTACTATAGTTTGGCTGCATGGTCTTGGTGACAATGGTTTGAGGTATGGATGGCattctctttaatatttttatatgccTAATTCACCTATGAGGCATATATTGTACTTTTTTCTGTTGTGGATCCTTTCATAGCTTGTGTCTTCTCTTCCTCCTCTACCTTATGAGTTATCTCCTAGTTGTTactttttcttcaccaaaaccttctttgtgtttttcttttttatctgcTGTTCAAGAGTTGAGGTAAGTATGGGCAGTATTTCTGACAAGAACACTATTCAAATACATCAGAGGGGTGCAGACTTGTGTTTTCCTGATGTGTTGTATGCTTTCAGTGTGGTGTTTTCTTTCAGTTGAGATACTAAATGGAATAAATTCTGTTGGAAAAAGTCGCTATATTTAATTGTTGGAAGTTTGCTTTGGAAGAGTATATACCAGACTCTCAATTAGGGGACCACGAGatcatttgttttcttttctaaaatgaGCAACTTGACATGACTTTTGACAGAAGAATATTTAATGACTAGAAAAACTAGCACATTCTAGAATTGTTCTTTGAACAGTGTGTTTAGTGTTGTCACAGAAAATACCATTCAGTTTGATCATTTTAATCTATGGATTTTTATCTAGTAAATCTGTGTTATCCTAATTGACGTTTGCATTCATCTCTGATTGTAATTAATGAGACaagcataataaaaatattgagctTGGTTTTGTTGCAGCTCTTATCAGCTGCTGGAATCTCTTCCACTTCCAAATGTAAGAAATAAACTTTCCTATTCTGCTTTTGTACAAACATATTCTCACTTTATCCCTATAATATTCTGATAAATCTATTCTCGTGTACAAAATATATGATGTTTGTTATGATGTGATGTGGTGCAGATAAAATGGATTTGCCCAACTGCTCCTACCCGTCCTGTAACCATACTTGGTGGTTTTTCTTGCACTGcatgtaatattaaataaacCCCCTCTTGTGCTTCTACTCATTCTGATTGAATCAGCACTGTGTTACTGTAAGCTAGAACTTGCAGTTAAACCTTACTTATCTAAAATTAATCAGGGTTTGATATGGGAGAACTTTCAGAAGATGGTCCAGATGATTGGGAGGGTTTAGATGCCTCAGCATCACATATTGCCAACTTGTTGTCAACAGAGCCAGCTGATGGTAATTTCACGGCTAAATAATAATTACGCTATGTTTGAGTAAACTTTCTACATGAAATAAGCTAAAATAAATTGAGTTTTTCCTATTAgttaaattcaatttataacTTCTATAAAACTTTTCTCATCTAATATTTCCAAAAGCTGAGATACACAAGTTAACTTCAACTTTATAGGAAAATCTCAAttcatttgaccattttattttcttttacttacaaagaagtttatccaaacaagacCTTAAGTGTTTCCTAAGTATTTCTCAATGCATGAGAACAGATTATTCTTCATCTATAACCATCATTCAcgtgaaaggaaaaataaagataattgaCCAAACTCTAATCCATAGCCTGTTAGTTTGCCTCTTTTAAGCATATTCAATTTGAGACTTGTAATTGATAAATTGTAGTTTCATTCATTCTGTTGATAAAGGTCAATAAGACATGGATTTTTTGTCACAGTGAAAGTAGGAATTGGAGGCTTCAGTATGGGTGCTGCAGTAGCTCAATACTCTGCAACTTGTTTTGCCATGGGAAGGTATGGAAATGGCATCCCTTACCCTGTCAACCTAAGAGCAGTTGTTGGACTCAGTGGCTGGCTTCCAGGATCAAGGTATTATTGCATTAACATTAACATTAACATTAAATCATGTGTATACATGTTGGTCCATCATGTAGCCACATGCTAATTGTTGGCAACTTGTGTTTGTGTAGGAGCTTAAGGAACAAAATTGAAGTGTCACATGAAGCAAGAAGGCGAGCTGCTTCGTTACCTGTTTTGCTGAGCCATGGAATCAGTACGTATCTATACATCTTGaatgtatcttttttttatttgagaggTGTGCTTATAAATTAAACATGATTAAACATGCACGTACTGCTATGGTTTACGTTTACTATTCAAATGATGATCTCTTTAAGCGCACATAAATCATAGTTGTTTGAAGCCAACCtccaaaattcatttttgtagGTGATGATGTAGTCCTCTACAAATACGGAGAGAAATCAGCTCAATCCTTAAGTTCAGCAGGGTTTCGATACATTACATTCAAATCCTATGATGGGTAACATCTGTTTTTGAGAATAAATAACCCAACTTTGAATGAATCACAAATCAGTTAAAGTAATTATTGAGCATTTTGGGTGCAGGCTTGGTCATTATACCGTTCCTAGGGAGATGGATGAGGTCTCTAATTGGCTTAGCTCAAGGCTGGGGCTTGGGGGATCCACATGAATAGCATAGTATAAGTCAGGGCATGCTTGTAAAATAACGAGTGGCTTCATCACAAAATGGTTTATCTGGCAATATATGGTATAAAAAGATTAGTGCATGTTTGGTGTGCAGTTGAAATTGTTGTCACACATGTTCCAAAACAATTCAATagataaaagtaaaatgaaagaaaaagtatGGGTCATGATCCTTTTCCACCTGGTTTCCAAACGTGCACTTAGTCTTATGAGTTCCTTTAGTCATGATGCTGAGAAATAAAGATCTTAGATTTGAATGTGTTTTCAAGTAGTTCTCCCCCTTTATATTATCATAGTACCTAGAGACAGAGTCAGCAGTACTGTtggaaaaattttgttttactgTATTGTAACAATATAGGGTGCTTAGCTGTGTTGTTTATCAATTTCGGAGTGTTTTGttccttatcttttctttctttcttttttgtttcggTATCAATGCTTGCATGGAAATTTGGAGCTATGAAATCTTGCAAACTATTTAAATCCTTTGCCAGTAACTCAGTTCCTCAATATTTATTATGTGACAGCATCCAATTCCAGATGCTTATATGTTCAGTCTTCATTACTTCATATACAATATTAAAGCGAGGCACAACGAGGAATAAAATACGAAGAAAAAATCGTATATACAGGAATGTTGAAACTTCTTATTTGAATATAATCCAGAAATTAAAGTACAAAGTATTCACATCTCTTAATAGTTGATAAGCAAGTTCTTGTAAACTACATCTCTTAAAACTTCTTCACCTTAGGCGTGTGTTCACTGCTTGGAAGTAATATCTTTAAGCTTTTCCTTCAATTCACCAGTCTACGAgggtaaaaatattattaaacagTACAGTACATAATAATAGTCACAAGTAAAAAAACTAAGCATTTAAACGGGAACCAACCTGGTGCATATTGAGAACAATATCTGATCCACCAATAAACTCTCCCTTGATGAAAATTTGAGGAAATGTTGGCCAGTTACTGCACAGAAAGAACAGGGAGAACAGTAggatatcattaaaaaaatcgttatttattaattattaaacttttaaagGAAACAAGTGATTAAACTTGGAAGCACCAGTACTTGTCAATTTGCCATGATAACATGcttaaaaacaaatcaaatatgAGCTCACAGTTATATCACATAAAATGCAAAGACAAAATGACATATAACCACAAACATGCGTAGACATTTGCAGGCTGACTAGTTTCCAGAGATTTGGCAAGCCTGTGGCTCAGATGTTCAGAGACGAGAGGGTCTAAGTGAAGAAAAGACAAATAACAACTGGTAAAACTCACTAGGTACTATGAAATCAATTGTTCCAGATTTCATATAAATACAAAGAAAAGTAGAACAAACGTTGATCTTCAAACCAACTTGATGACTCTCAGTTCATTGACAGGGCATTCATCCATCGTATTCCATTGGCATTAAGggtttcattttgttattctgTTCTACTGAAAACTTGTTATTTATGATAAACATTaattgtaaaatcctttttactCAACTTCATACTCAAAAGATCTGCTAATAGTTaatgatcaaatattttttggtttgccAAGGTATAATCACACCCTTGGCATCAAAAGCAGCTGATATGAGTTGGTGAGAACAGCTATTAGGTGGACTTCACGGAGTGGTTATTGTCTGAAGTGGAAGGGGAGGAATTTGATGCCGTAAGTCTTAGCCTGTTGgcaattgaaatttaatttctaattccAGTGCTTATTCTGAGCCAATTCCAACTACCTAACATAGGCCCAAGATGGCTTCTATTTCTATCAAACCACAATAATAAACTATCATCCATCAAAATTCTTAGTCAACTATTAACTACAATTGTAGAtgactaatgtttttttagGAAGCAGATACTAATAAGATCAACAAGCATGAAGTTACCTGAAGGCTTTTACAGCATTTTTAAGGTCAGGATCATCCAAAATGTTTCTAGCACTAATAGGAACATCTGCAAGAGCATTATATAATGATGATTGTAACTTACAGAATTGTTATCAAGTGATGTGAATTCATACTGTAACAAATTTCTTCTACGACTTCATCatagagaaacaaaaagaacaaaaatatcaaCAGAAAAGCTTGTCTTGAACTTAGTACTTACCATAGTGTTTTA from Glycine soja cultivar W05 chromosome 8, ASM419377v2, whole genome shotgun sequence includes:
- the LOC114422438 gene encoding acyl-protein thioesterase 2-like, which produces MSYPHYHMGSGSRTARRSLEFGKTHVVRPKGKHQATIVWLHGLGDNGLSSYQLLESLPLPNIKWICPTAPTRPVTILGGFSCTAWFDMGELSEDGPDDWEGLDASASHIANLLSTEPADVKVGIGGFSMGAAVAQYSATCFAMGRYGNGIPYPVNLRAVVGLSGWLPGSRSLRNKIEVSHEARRRAASLPVLLSHGISDDVVLYKYGEKSAQSLSSAGFRYITFKSYDGLGHYTVPREMDEVSNWLSSRLGLGGST